One stretch of Mycolicibacterium fallax DNA includes these proteins:
- the mtrB gene encoding MtrAB system histidine kinase MtrB, protein MWRSKRRIQGSWGPADPLVRGLKAIGRAVGVLWRRSLQLRVVVLTLGLSLAVLLVLGFVLTSQITDRILDVKVRAATEEVERARVAVGGIVGGEETRSLHSSLQLARNTLLSKPEPTSGAGLAGAFDAVLVVPGDGPREATSAGPVGQVPAPLREFVRAGQVSYQYATVSTESFSGRALIVGTPASSRVANLELYLIFPLSSEENTISLVRGTMATGGLVLLLLLAGIAAVVSRQVVLPVRSASRTAERFAEGHLSERMPVRGEDDMARLAVSFNDMAESLSRQITQLEEFGNLQRRFTSDVSHELRTPLTTVRMAADLIYDHSEELDPALRRSTELMVAELDRFESLLGDLLEISRHDAGVAELSVESIDLRSTVNSALDNVGHLAAEAGVELQFDMPEDEVIAEVDARRVERILRNLIANAIDHAEHRPVQIRMAADEDTAAVSVRDFGVGLRPGEEKLVFSRFWRSDPSRVRRSGGTGLGLAISIEDARLHQGRLEAWGEPGNGACFRLTLPLVRGHKVTTSPLPLKPPSAERAAARRQLSIESGEPG, encoded by the coding sequence ATGTGGCGCTCTAAACGGCGCATTCAGGGCAGTTGGGGACCGGCCGATCCGCTGGTCCGCGGACTGAAGGCCATCGGCCGCGCCGTCGGCGTGCTGTGGCGGCGTTCCCTGCAGTTGCGCGTGGTGGTCCTGACGCTCGGCCTGTCGCTGGCCGTGCTGCTGGTGCTCGGCTTCGTGCTGACCAGCCAGATCACCGATCGGATCCTCGACGTGAAGGTCCGGGCCGCGACCGAGGAGGTCGAACGCGCCCGGGTCGCGGTCGGCGGCATCGTCGGCGGCGAGGAGACCCGTTCGCTGCACTCCAGCCTGCAGCTGGCCCGGAACACCCTGCTGTCCAAGCCCGAACCGACCTCCGGTGCCGGGCTGGCCGGGGCCTTCGACGCGGTGCTGGTGGTGCCCGGCGACGGCCCGCGGGAGGCGACGTCGGCCGGTCCGGTCGGGCAGGTCCCCGCGCCGCTGCGCGAGTTCGTCCGGGCCGGGCAGGTCAGCTACCAGTACGCCACGGTGAGCACCGAGTCGTTCTCCGGCCGCGCCCTGATCGTCGGCACCCCGGCGTCCTCGCGGGTGGCGAACCTGGAGCTGTACCTGATTTTCCCGCTGAGCAGCGAGGAGAACACCATCTCGCTGGTCCGCGGCACCATGGCCACCGGCGGGTTGGTGCTGCTGCTGTTGCTGGCCGGCATCGCCGCGGTGGTGTCCCGGCAGGTGGTGCTGCCGGTGCGGTCGGCCTCGCGGACCGCCGAACGGTTCGCCGAGGGCCACCTCAGCGAGCGGATGCCGGTGCGCGGCGAGGACGACATGGCCCGGCTGGCGGTGTCCTTCAACGACATGGCCGAGAGCCTGAGCCGGCAGATCACCCAGCTGGAGGAGTTCGGCAACCTGCAGCGCCGATTCACCTCCGACGTCAGCCACGAGCTGCGCACCCCGCTGACCACGGTGCGGATGGCCGCCGACCTGATCTACGACCACAGCGAGGAACTCGACCCGGCGCTGCGCCGCTCCACCGAGCTGATGGTCGCCGAACTGGACCGGTTCGAGTCGCTGCTGGGCGACCTGCTGGAAATCTCCCGGCACGACGCCGGGGTGGCCGAGCTGTCGGTGGAGTCGATCGACCTGCGCTCGACGGTCAACAGCGCGCTGGACAACGTCGGGCACCTGGCCGCCGAGGCCGGCGTCGAGCTGCAGTTCGACATGCCCGAGGACGAGGTGATCGCCGAGGTCGACGCCCGCCGGGTGGAGCGGATCCTGCGCAACCTGATCGCCAACGCCATCGACCACGCCGAACACCGGCCGGTGCAGATTAGGATGGCCGCCGACGAGGACACCGCCGCGGTCAGCGTCCGCGACTTCGGGGTGGGCCTGCGTCCGGGCGAGGAGAAGCTGGTGTTCAGCCGGTTCTGGCGCTCGGACCCGTCCCGGGTGCGCCGCTCCGGCGGCACCGGCCTGGGCCTGGCGATCAGCATCGAGGACGCCCGGTTGCATCAGGGCCGGCTGGAGGCCTGGGGCGAGCCCGGCAACGGCGCCTGCTTCCGGCTCACCCTGCCGCTGGTGCGCGGGCACAAGGTGACCACCTCGCCGCTGCCGCTGAAACCGCCGAGCGCCGAGCGGGCCGCCGCGCGGCGGCAACTCAGCATCGAGTCGGGGGAGCCCGGATGA
- a CDS encoding fatty acid desaturase, whose amino-acid sequence MTSLEAKEPTTQWRDKKRHLWLMGLIPAVALLVMMPVVYGLNQLGWHTAAQVPLWIGPLLLFVLLPLLDLRFGPDGQNPPDDVMEALERDQYYRRCIYLYLPFQYISVILGAYLFTAADLSWLGFDGALPWPAKIGVALSVGTLGGVAINTAHELGHKKEEVERWLSKAALAQTCYGHFYIEHNRGHHVRVATPEDPASSRFGESFWTFLPRSVWGGLKSGWELEANRLRRAGKSTWHPSNDVLNAWVMSLVFWGALIAVFGWSLWPFIVISSVFGFSLLESVNYLEHYGLLRQKLPSGRYERCTPQHSWNSDHIVTNLFLYHLQRHSDHHANPTRRYQTLRSMDGSPNLPTGYASLIGLTYFPPLWRRMMDHRVLEHYQGDITRVNIQPSKRAKILARYGGAAPAAGPETVAEAPVAAVATLVATRYQCPNCSYVYDVTIGAPREGFPAGTAWADVPDAWCCPDCGVREKVDFTPVA is encoded by the coding sequence ATGACTTCACTGGAGGCCAAGGAACCGACCACGCAGTGGCGCGACAAAAAGCGCCACCTGTGGTTGATGGGCCTGATCCCCGCGGTGGCGCTGCTGGTGATGATGCCGGTGGTCTACGGGCTCAACCAGCTCGGCTGGCACACCGCCGCGCAGGTGCCGCTGTGGATCGGGCCGCTGCTGCTGTTCGTGCTGCTGCCGCTGCTGGACCTGCGCTTCGGGCCGGACGGCCAGAACCCGCCCGATGACGTGATGGAGGCGCTCGAGCGCGATCAGTACTACCGCCGCTGCATCTACCTCTACCTGCCGTTCCAGTACATCAGCGTGATCCTCGGCGCGTACCTGTTCACCGCCGCGGACCTGAGCTGGCTCGGTTTCGACGGCGCGCTGCCGTGGCCGGCCAAGATCGGCGTGGCCCTGTCGGTGGGCACCCTGGGTGGTGTCGCCATCAACACCGCGCACGAGCTCGGGCACAAGAAGGAAGAGGTCGAGCGCTGGCTGTCCAAGGCCGCCCTCGCGCAGACCTGCTACGGGCACTTCTACATCGAGCACAACCGCGGTCACCACGTCCGGGTCGCCACCCCGGAGGATCCGGCGTCGTCGCGGTTCGGCGAGTCGTTCTGGACCTTCCTGCCGCGCAGCGTGTGGGGCGGGCTGAAGTCGGGCTGGGAGCTGGAGGCCAACCGGCTGCGCCGGGCCGGCAAGAGCACCTGGCACCCGTCCAACGACGTGCTGAACGCCTGGGTGATGTCGCTGGTGTTCTGGGGCGCGCTGATCGCCGTCTTCGGCTGGTCGCTGTGGCCGTTCATCGTGATCTCGTCGGTGTTCGGGTTCTCCCTGCTGGAATCGGTGAACTACCTGGAGCACTACGGATTGTTGCGCCAGAAGCTGCCCAGCGGCCGGTACGAGCGCTGCACGCCGCAGCACAGCTGGAACTCCGACCACATCGTGACCAACCTGTTCCTGTACCACCTGCAGCGGCACAGCGATCACCACGCCAACCCGACCCGGCGCTACCAGACGCTGCGCAGCATGGACGGCTCGCCGAACCTGCCGACCGGCTACGCCAGCCTGATCGGGCTGACCTACTTCCCGCCGCTGTGGCGCCGGATGATGGACCACCGGGTGCTGGAGCACTACCAGGGCGACATCACCCGGGTGAACATCCAGCCGTCCAAGCGGGCGAAGATCCTGGCCCGCTACGGCGGCGCAGCCCCGGCGGCCGGCCCGGAGACCGTCGCCGAGGCCCCGGTCGCCGCGGTCGCGACGCTGGTCGCGACCCGGTACCAGTGCCCCAACTGCAGCTACGTCTACGACGTGACGATCGGCGCGCCCCGCGAGGGCTTCCCGGCCGGCACCGCCTGGGCCGATGTGCCCGACGCCTGGTGCTGCCCCGACTGCGGGGTGCGGGAAAAGGTCGACTTCACCCCGGTCGCCTAG
- the mtrA gene encoding MtrAB system response regulator MtrA: MDAMRQRILVVDDDASLAEMLTIVLRAEGFDTAVVGDGSQALAAVRELRPDLVLLDLMLPGMNGIDVCRAIRNESGVPIVMLTAKTDTVDVVLGLESGADDYVMKPFKPKELVARVRARLRRNEDEPAEMLSIADIDIDVPAHKVTRNDEQIALTPLEFDLLVALARKPRQVFTREVLLEQVWGYRHPADTRLVNVHVQRLRAKVEKDPENPQVVLTVRGVGYKAGPP; encoded by the coding sequence ATGGACGCCATGAGGCAACGGATCCTTGTCGTCGACGACGACGCATCATTGGCCGAGATGCTCACCATCGTGCTGCGCGCGGAGGGATTCGACACCGCCGTCGTGGGCGACGGCAGCCAGGCGCTGGCCGCGGTGCGCGAACTGCGTCCCGACCTGGTGCTGCTGGACCTGATGCTGCCCGGCATGAACGGCATCGACGTGTGCCGCGCGATCCGCAACGAATCCGGCGTGCCGATCGTCATGCTGACCGCCAAGACCGACACCGTCGACGTGGTGCTCGGGCTGGAGTCCGGCGCCGACGACTACGTGATGAAGCCGTTCAAGCCCAAGGAACTGGTCGCCCGGGTGCGGGCCCGGCTGCGCCGCAACGAGGACGAGCCGGCCGAGATGCTCTCCATCGCCGACATCGACATCGACGTGCCCGCCCACAAGGTCACCCGCAACGACGAGCAGATCGCGCTGACCCCGCTGGAGTTCGACCTGCTGGTGGCGCTGGCCCGCAAGCCGCGCCAGGTGTTCACCCGCGAGGTGCTGCTCGAGCAGGTTTGGGGCTACCGTCATCCGGCCGACACCCGGCTGGTGAACGTGCACGTGCAGCGACTGCGCGCCAAGGTGGAGAAGGACCCGGAGAACCCGCAGGTGGTGCTGACCGTCCGCGGCGTCGGCTACAAGGCCGGCCCTCCGTAG
- the ahcY gene encoding adenosylhomocysteinase: MTLTADSRNGIDFKVADLSEAEFGRKEIRLAEHEMPGLMSLRREYADVAPLRGARISGSLHMTVQTAVLIETLVDLGAEVRWASCNIFSTQDHAAAAVVVGPHGTEEEPQGTPVFAWKGETLEEYWWCAEQMLTWPDADKPANMILDDGGDATMLVLRGAQFEKAGVVPPAEDGDSAEYKVFLNLLRERFETDKTKWGIIADSVQGVTEETTTGVLRLYQFEAAGELPFPAINVNDSVTKSKFDNKYGTRHSLIDGINRGTDVLTGGKRVLICGYGDVGKGCAESLKGQGARVAVTEIDPINALQALMEGFDVVTVEEAIGTADIVITATGNKDIITLDHMKAMKDKAILGNIGHFDNEIDMAALESSGATRINIKPQVDEWAFDSGRSIIVLSEGRLLNLGNATGHPSFVMSNSFANQVIAQIELWTKNDEYDNAVYRLPKHLDEKVARIHVEALGATLTKLSKDQAEYIGVDVEGPYKPEHYRY; this comes from the coding sequence ATGACGCTGACCGCCGATAGCCGCAACGGCATCGACTTCAAGGTCGCCGACCTGTCCGAGGCCGAGTTCGGTCGCAAGGAGATCCGGCTTGCCGAGCACGAGATGCCGGGCCTGATGTCGTTGCGCCGCGAATACGCCGACGTCGCCCCGCTGCGCGGCGCCCGGATCTCCGGGTCGCTGCACATGACCGTGCAGACCGCGGTGCTGATCGAGACGCTGGTCGACCTCGGCGCCGAGGTGCGCTGGGCGTCCTGCAACATCTTCTCCACCCAGGACCACGCCGCCGCCGCCGTCGTGGTCGGCCCGCACGGTACCGAGGAGGAGCCCCAGGGCACCCCGGTGTTCGCCTGGAAGGGCGAGACGCTGGAGGAGTACTGGTGGTGCGCCGAGCAGATGCTGACCTGGCCGGACGCCGACAAGCCCGCCAACATGATCCTCGACGACGGCGGCGACGCCACCATGCTGGTGCTGCGCGGCGCCCAGTTCGAGAAGGCCGGCGTGGTGCCGCCCGCCGAGGACGGCGACTCCGCCGAGTACAAGGTCTTCCTGAACCTGCTGCGCGAGCGCTTCGAGACCGACAAGACCAAGTGGGGCATCATCGCCGACTCGGTCCAGGGCGTCACCGAGGAGACCACCACCGGCGTGCTGCGGCTCTACCAGTTCGAGGCCGCCGGTGAGCTGCCGTTCCCGGCGATCAACGTCAACGACTCGGTCACCAAGAGCAAGTTCGACAACAAGTACGGCACCCGGCACTCGCTGATCGACGGCATCAACCGCGGCACCGACGTGCTGACCGGCGGCAAGCGGGTGCTGATCTGCGGCTACGGCGACGTCGGCAAGGGCTGCGCGGAGTCCCTCAAGGGCCAGGGCGCCCGGGTCGCGGTCACCGAGATCGACCCGATCAACGCCCTGCAGGCGCTGATGGAGGGCTTCGACGTGGTGACCGTGGAGGAGGCGATCGGCACCGCCGACATCGTCATCACCGCCACCGGCAACAAGGACATCATCACCCTCGACCACATGAAGGCGATGAAGGACAAGGCCATCCTGGGCAACATCGGCCACTTCGACAACGAGATCGACATGGCCGCCCTGGAGAGCAGCGGCGCCACCCGGATCAACATCAAGCCGCAGGTCGACGAGTGGGCCTTCGACTCCGGCCGCTCGATCATCGTGCTGAGCGAGGGCCGGCTGCTCAACCTCGGCAACGCCACCGGCCACCCGTCGTTCGTGATGAGCAACAGCTTCGCCAACCAGGTGATCGCCCAGATCGAGCTGTGGACCAAGAACGACGAGTACGACAACGCCGTCTACCGGCTGCCCAAGCACCTCGATGAGAAGGTCGCCCGGATCCACGTCGAGGCACTCGGCGCCACGCTGACCAAGCTGTCCAAGGATCAGGCCGAGTACATCGGCGTCGACGTCGAGGGCCCGTACAAGCCGGAGCACTACCGGTACTGA
- a CDS encoding rubredoxin, translated as MREQPYKLFRCMQCGFEYDEAKGWPEDGLAPGTRWDDIPDDWSCPDCGAAKEDFEMIEVVRS; from the coding sequence ATGCGCGAGCAACCCTACAAACTGTTCCGCTGCATGCAGTGCGGATTCGAGTACGACGAGGCCAAGGGCTGGCCGGAGGACGGGCTGGCCCCGGGCACCCGCTGGGACGACATTCCTGACGACTGGAGCTGCCCGGACTGCGGGGCGGCCAAGGAGGACTTCGAGATGATCGAGGTCGTCCGGTCGTGA
- the alkX gene encoding TetR family transcriptional regulator AlkX has product MTPSSPTPPRRGRAAGYAEASRGLLRAMVLDAMHDLLLSRDWSSITLSDVAGAAGVSRQSIYNEFGSRHGLAQGYALRLADRLVDAIGVAIDGNVGHADAAFLEGFRHFFATSAADPLVISLLTGAAKPDLLQIITTDSAPIITRCSARLTDALLGSWIPIGAEDAGVLARAIVRLAISYVSMPPEADHDVAADLARLMAPFVDRYGGGQVD; this is encoded by the coding sequence ATGACGCCGTCGAGCCCGACCCCGCCGCGGCGGGGTCGGGCTGCCGGCTACGCCGAGGCGTCTCGGGGTCTGCTGCGCGCGATGGTGCTCGACGCCATGCACGACCTGCTGCTGAGCCGGGACTGGTCCTCGATCACGCTGTCCGACGTCGCCGGCGCGGCCGGGGTCAGCCGGCAGAGTATCTACAACGAGTTCGGGTCCCGGCACGGCCTGGCCCAGGGCTACGCGCTGCGGCTGGCCGACCGGCTCGTCGACGCCATCGGGGTCGCCATCGACGGCAACGTCGGGCACGCGGACGCCGCGTTCCTGGAGGGCTTTCGGCACTTCTTCGCCACCTCGGCCGCCGACCCGCTGGTGATCTCGCTGCTGACCGGGGCGGCCAAGCCCGACCTGCTGCAGATCATCACCACCGACAGCGCGCCGATCATCACCCGCTGCTCGGCCCGGCTCACCGATGCCCTGCTGGGCAGCTGGATTCCGATCGGCGCCGAGGACGCCGGGGTGCTGGCGCGGGCGATCGTGCGGCTGGCGATCAGCTACGTCTCGATGCCGCCGGAGGCCGACCACGACGTCGCCGCCGATCTCGCGCGGCTGATGGCGCCGTTCGTCGACCGGTACGGTGGCGGGCAGGTCGATTGA
- a CDS encoding dTMP kinase: MLIVIEGLDGAGKRTLADGLQAHLQADGKSVATLAFPRYGDSMPADMAAQALHGGQDGLADSIYAMAMLFALDRAGAAGRIQTLCGEHDVVILDRYVASNAAYTAARLHQDADGDAVDWIGDLEFGRLGLPKPDWQLLLDVSPELAADRARGREAAESDRARDRYERDDGLQRRTAAVYAGLAAANWAGRWLTVGPAATAATVTAALGA, from the coding sequence GTGCTGATCGTCATCGAGGGCCTGGACGGCGCGGGGAAGCGGACCCTTGCCGACGGTCTGCAAGCCCACCTGCAGGCCGACGGGAAATCCGTCGCGACGTTGGCATTCCCGCGGTACGGCGACTCGATGCCCGCCGACATGGCCGCGCAGGCACTGCACGGCGGCCAGGACGGGCTGGCCGACTCGATCTACGCGATGGCGATGCTGTTCGCGCTGGACCGGGCGGGCGCCGCCGGCCGGATCCAGACCCTGTGCGGCGAGCACGACGTCGTCATCCTGGACCGCTACGTCGCCTCGAACGCCGCCTACACCGCCGCGCGGCTGCACCAGGACGCCGACGGGGACGCCGTCGACTGGATCGGCGACCTGGAGTTCGGCCGGCTCGGACTGCCGAAGCCGGACTGGCAGCTGCTGCTCGACGTCTCCCCGGAGCTGGCCGCCGACCGGGCTCGCGGCCGCGAGGCCGCCGAGTCCGACCGGGCCCGGGACCGCTACGAACGCGACGACGGCCTGCAGCGGCGCACCGCCGCCGTCTACGCCGGGCTGGCCGCGGCGAACTGGGCGGGCCGCTGGCTGACCGTCGGGCCGGCCGCCACCGCGGCGACGGTCACCGCCGCGCTGGGCGCCTGA